TATGGGCGCTAATGATTATGTAACAAAGCCCTTTGCCATAGAGGAGCTTCTTGCAAGAATAAGACGCTGTTTAAAATTAAAACCCTCAGCACCAAAAGTATCAAAGATTTTAACTGCAGGAAGTCTTAAAATGGATCTTGAAAAATACACTGTATCCTTTAAGGATAATTCTATAGATTTAACCAAAAGAGAATTTGATCTTCTACAATATCTTTTGAAAAACAAAAATATTGTACTCACCAGAGAAAAGCTAATGGATACAGTATGGGGATATGATTATGTAGGAGATACTAATGTAGTAGATGTATATATAAGATACTTAAGGAGCAAAATTGATGATAGATATCATAAAAAATTAATTCATACGGTTAGAGGAGTAGGCTACCTGTTAAAGGATGATTAACTATGAAGAAAATTCTAGAATTATTTATACAATTTCTTAAGTTTACTATATGGATATATGTAACTATATTTAAAGCCTGTATCAGATTATTTGATGAATTGAGAAAATTAATAATTAAAAAGCTCCGATTTTCCATAACTTTTAAAATAACTGCCACCTATGCTTCAATTTTTGCATTAATGCTTTTATTGTTAAGCACAAGCTTATTAATAGCCTTTACAATATATATGGGTAAAAATTCAGAGGATATAATATATAGAAATTTTAAAATAATTTCATCTGATATAATGAATAGCAAAGGAATCTCCAAAACTTCCATTGATCAGCTTTCTAATCTAGACAATGTATATATAACTATCTTTAATGCTGATTATAAAATTATATATACTACAGAAAAAGATACTAATTCTATAACTTTTTATAAGAAAGACAATATTTCAGGAGTTTATAATTTAAATGAAAACTATTTATTATCTTTGCCTTCTAATATAAATAATACTACTAATTTAAAATCCTCTTATATATATTTAATTTCAAATAATAAGGTTATTTTGAATTCAGAAGATATTTATATTCAGATTAGATATAATTTATATAAAGAAATTCTCAGCTTGTTAATTTTATTTTTTATCTTATTATTTATTAATTCAGTTTTTATTGTAATAATAAGTGCTATTGGGGCTAAAACCAGTAAAAGGTTACTTAAGCCTGTAGATACCATGACAAAAACTGTAAAAAACATCACAGTAAATGCCTTAAACACCCGACTTGATGTAAGTGGCTCTCAGGATGAATTAAAGGATCTAGCGAAAACCTTCAACAGAATGCTTGACAGAATAGAAGCTTCCTATGAAGCTCAAAATCAATTTGTTTCAGATGCTTCTCATGAACTTAGAACACCAATCTCAGTAATACAAGGTTATTCAAATCTATTGTCAAGATGGGGAAAAGGGGATAAAGCAGTTCTTGAAGAATCCATAGAATCCATTAAAACTGAGGCAGAAAATATGAAGGTGTTAATTGAAAAACTTTTATTTTTATCTAGAAGTGATAAAAATACTCAGAAAATAGAAATAGAAACCTTTTATATAAATGAATTGATTGATGAAGTGATAAAAGAGACAAAATTAATTGATAACGACCATGAAATAAAAAATACAA
This genomic window from Clostridium pasteurianum DSM 525 = ATCC 6013 contains:
- a CDS encoding response regulator transcription factor yields the protein MSGEKILIVEDELKIARFLELELKYEGYSVEQCHDGREGLNKALSETFDLILLDIMLPSMNGIEVLRKLRQSTEIPVIMLTAKDEVIDKVMGLDMGANDYVTKPFAIEELLARIRRCLKLKPSAPKVSKILTAGSLKMDLEKYTVSFKDNSIDLTKREFDLLQYLLKNKNIVLTREKLMDTVWGYDYVGDTNVVDVYIRYLRSKIDDRYHKKLIHTVRGVGYLLKDD
- a CDS encoding sensor histidine kinase translates to MKKILELFIQFLKFTIWIYVTIFKACIRLFDELRKLIIKKLRFSITFKITATYASIFALMLLLLSTSLLIAFTIYMGKNSEDIIYRNFKIISSDIMNSKGISKTSIDQLSNLDNVYITIFNADYKIIYTTEKDTNSITFYKKDNISGVYNLNENYLLSLPSNINNTTNLKSSYIYLISNNKVILNSEDIYIQIRYNLYKEILSLLILFFILLFINSVFIVIISAIGAKTSKRLLKPVDTMTKTVKNITVNALNTRLDVSGSQDELKDLAKTFNRMLDRIEASYEAQNQFVSDASHELRTPISVIQGYSNLLSRWGKGDKAVLEESIESIKTEAENMKVLIEKLLFLSRSDKNTQKIEIETFYINELIDEVIKETKLIDNDHEIKNTINDRLLVNADPKLIKEALRIFIDNSIKYTPENGIISIDSYQLKSELIITIKDTGIGISKEDLPNIFNRFYRADKSRTKKTGGTGLGLSIAKWIILAHKGSIDVRSELSAGTKIALHLPIIKL